One Tolypothrix bouteillei VB521301 DNA window includes the following coding sequences:
- a CDS encoding response regulator, with product MHCAQRRRILVVDDFALNVSLLQTALEAEGYEVDTATNGNSALAKIEASPPDLVLLDVMMPGMDGYEITQCIRQNENLPFIPILLVTGSDDTRVIDELKIKEDDFIRKPINFDRLLAKINSVWN from the coding sequence ATGCACTGTGCTCAGCGTCGCCGAATCTTGGTTGTAGATGATTTTGCACTTAATGTATCGTTACTTCAAACTGCTTTAGAAGCTGAAGGTTATGAAGTCGATACAGCAACAAATGGAAATTCGGCTTTAGCTAAAATTGAGGCTTCTCCTCCAGATCTAGTGTTGCTAGATGTGATGATGCCGGGAATGGATGGCTATGAAATCACTCAATGTATCCGTCAAAATGAGAATTTACCTTTTATTCCAATTTTACTTGTAACTGGTTCTGATGACACTCGTGTTATAGATGAATTGAAGATAAAAGAAGATGATTTTATCCGCAAACCAATTAACTTCGATCGCTTGTTAGCTAAAATCAACTCTGTTTGGAATTAA
- a CDS encoding ARPP-2 domain-containing protein, producing the protein MAKKTNLIANISLKGLDIAPSQVWGSVRLVPLLRRQVHGDLRLLRRNYDEDLTAVSLKGQMIEPGMKYFSYVPHGLVMSWTNDGSPVAAYGGQMANSDGKRMDCGCVSVRLMHRMAKREGNNQLRFLPLHLAMEGFLSMFFSGPDIAWSEYSKYALSYGLGCRYETSVNGRDIAGLEEALRVFEIHEKQVGVLVFVAEALASAFVVPTPQDYRLLHTSLLEDFYGELLYEYGLLYDTTFPMDVSVEESKVNSLADLRQAIQTMRSDWASFQGFMASGLLGRGVTSKRVYSAGPFSLQRFISDLNPKEENHIGEAIARDSGELEYLKTYRLSAAQTRRVYLLSVLAKHNWNVDATAAALNHTREEFVYRLEKAGFGYLLNQQVRDAARKKARKMK; encoded by the coding sequence ATGGCAAAAAAAACTAACTTAATCGCCAACATATCATTAAAAGGATTAGACATCGCACCTTCACAAGTTTGGGGTTCGGTGCGGCTTGTACCTCTGTTGCGCCGTCAGGTGCATGGTGACTTGCGCTTGCTACGCCGTAATTATGACGAAGACCTCACAGCTGTCTCTTTAAAAGGGCAAATGATAGAACCGGGAATGAAGTACTTTTCTTATGTACCTCACGGACTGGTTATGTCTTGGACAAATGATGGTAGCCCGGTTGCTGCTTATGGGGGACAGATGGCTAACAGTGACGGAAAACGGATGGACTGTGGTTGTGTAAGCGTGCGCTTGATGCATCGCATGGCGAAGCGGGAAGGGAACAACCAATTGCGTTTTTTACCCCTGCATTTGGCAATGGAAGGTTTTTTGTCAATGTTTTTCTCTGGACCTGATATTGCTTGGAGTGAATATTCTAAGTATGCTCTTTCTTATGGTTTGGGATGCCGTTATGAAACTTCTGTGAATGGACGTGACATTGCTGGGCTAGAAGAAGCTTTGCGGGTATTTGAGATTCATGAAAAACAGGTAGGGGTGTTGGTGTTTGTTGCCGAAGCCCTCGCTTCTGCGTTTGTGGTTCCGACTCCGCAAGATTACCGACTGCTTCATACGAGTTTGCTGGAAGACTTTTATGGGGAATTGCTCTATGAGTATGGCTTGCTGTACGATACGACTTTTCCAATGGATGTGTCTGTAGAGGAGTCTAAGGTTAATAGCTTGGCAGATTTGCGGCAAGCTATACAAACAATGCGTTCTGATTGGGCATCGTTTCAAGGTTTTATGGCTTCTGGTTTGCTGGGACGTGGCGTTACATCTAAAAGAGTCTATAGTGCTGGTCCTTTTTCTCTGCAAAGATTTATTTCTGATTTGAATCCTAAAGAGGAAAATCACATCGGGGAAGCGATCGCACGTGACAGCGGAGAGTTGGAATACCTTAAAACTTATCGTCTGTCAGCTGCACAAACTCGTCGAGTTTACTTACTGAGTGTATTAGCCAAACACAATTGGAATGTGGATGCTACTGCAGCAGCATTGAATCATACTCGTGAGGAGTTTGTATATCGTCTGGAAAAAGCTGGTTTTGGTTACTTATTGAATCAACAGGTGCGGGATGCAGCACGGAAGAAAGCACGTAAGATGAAATGA
- a CDS encoding PAS domain-containing sensor histidine kinase has protein sequence MSDSEKATDPEANRDQITKILESITDAFVAFDSQWRYTYVNQQAAKLLNKTREELLGRQVWEEVFPEAVGNLAYQELHRAVTEKVTVVFEHFSQLLGKWFEIHAYPSSDGLAVYFRNISARKQVQEVLEEQERKYRYIFEATGVAIWEEDFSAVFEAIEHLKAQGVQDFRAFFVEHPEFVQQAIGMVKIVDVNDMAVRMFGALHKQELLNSLHQVFVPETLEAFVEELLAFASGQTYFESETIMQTIDGERLNVLFTITLPPQTRKVNNVLVSIMNITARKQAEKALRQSEERFQAFMDNSPTAAWITNVDGCILYLNPTYYRTFKLPTNNAIGKSIFDVYPSEIAQQFLDNIRMVAQINQVLEAIELAPRTDGTLGDFLVYKFPLTDGSGQCLVGGVAVDITERERARRESERAEQALQKQTEQLVQANRIKDEFLAVLSHELRTPLNPILGWSKLLRTKKYDEATTVRALEIIERNAKLQTKLIEDLLDVSCILQGKLTLNIGTVDLASAIATAVETVSLAAQANSIQLLTVLEPNVGQVRGDSVRLQQVIWNLLSNAIKFTSSGGKVEVRLESHGLMAQIQVCDTGKGISPEFLPYVFDYFRQADGTTTRKFGGLGLGLAIVRHIIELHGGTVKAESLGEGQGATFTVMLPLMKMPLQSAPKLKQSVESLPFNGVKILVVDDEVDTRELIAFILRESGAEVTQVGSACEALQALTQFQPDLLLSDIGMPEVDGYMLIRDIRAMPPNQGGQIPALALTAYALEGDSQQAIAAGFQQHIAKPIDPTALVTAVANLTRRCSQRI, from the coding sequence GTGAGCGATTCAGAAAAAGCAACTGACCCTGAGGCAAACCGTGACCAAATCACCAAGATTCTTGAAAGTATTACAGATGCCTTTGTCGCTTTTGACTCGCAGTGGCGCTACACATATGTCAATCAGCAAGCCGCAAAGCTTTTAAACAAAACCCGTGAAGAACTCCTTGGCAGACAGGTATGGGAAGAGGTTTTTCCAGAGGCAGTTGGAAATTTGGCATACCAAGAACTTCATCGTGCTGTTACTGAAAAAGTGACTGTTGTATTTGAACACTTTAGTCAGTTGCTGGGTAAATGGTTTGAAATTCACGCTTACCCTTCAAGTGATGGTCTTGCTGTTTATTTTCGTAACATCAGCGCTCGCAAGCAGGTTCAAGAGGTACTTGAAGAACAGGAAAGAAAATACCGCTACATCTTTGAAGCTACAGGGGTCGCGATTTGGGAAGAAGATTTTTCTGCTGTCTTTGAAGCGATCGAGCATTTAAAAGCGCAAGGCGTCCAAGATTTTCGAGCCTTTTTTGTGGAACATCCTGAGTTTGTACAACAGGCAATTGGCATGGTGAAAATTGTCGATGTAAATGACATGGCGGTACGGATGTTTGGCGCTCTCCACAAACAGGAACTTTTGAATTCCCTTCACCAAGTCTTTGTACCAGAAACTTTAGAGGCATTTGTTGAAGAACTTTTAGCATTTGCTAGCGGTCAAACTTACTTTGAATCTGAAACCATCATGCAAACCATAGATGGAGAGCGTCTCAACGTCCTGTTTACGATTACATTACCGCCCCAAACCAGAAAAGTAAATAACGTGTTGGTGAGCATTATGAATATTACTGCTCGCAAGCAAGCTGAGAAAGCACTGCGCCAAAGTGAAGAGCGATTTCAGGCCTTTATGGACAACAGCCCAACCGCAGCATGGATTACTAATGTAGATGGATGCATACTTTACCTTAATCCTACTTATTATCGAACCTTTAAGCTACCAACCAACAATGCGATCGGCAAAAGCATCTTCGATGTGTATCCGAGTGAGATCGCTCAGCAATTCCTCGATAACATTAGAATGGTTGCTCAAATAAATCAAGTGCTTGAAGCGATTGAGCTTGCTCCTCGCACTGATGGTACGCTTGGTGACTTTTTAGTCTATAAATTTCCCCTAACAGATGGGTCAGGGCAATGCTTGGTAGGAGGTGTTGCGGTTGACATTACCGAACGAGAACGCGCACGTCGGGAAAGCGAACGTGCAGAACAAGCACTCCAAAAGCAGACAGAACAATTGGTTCAAGCTAACCGCATCAAAGATGAATTCTTGGCAGTTCTTTCTCACGAACTTCGGACACCACTCAATCCCATACTTGGATGGTCAAAGTTACTCCGAACAAAAAAGTATGATGAAGCAACCACTGTTCGGGCTTTGGAAATCATCGAGCGGAACGCCAAACTTCAGACCAAACTGATTGAAGATTTGTTAGATGTCTCTTGCATTCTGCAAGGCAAACTCACTCTGAATATTGGTACCGTCGATCTTGCATCTGCGATCGCAACAGCAGTAGAAACTGTAAGTTTAGCAGCCCAAGCCAATTCGATTCAGCTATTAACCGTGCTTGAACCAAATGTAGGACAGGTTAGGGGCGATTCAGTTCGCTTACAGCAAGTGATTTGGAATCTGCTGTCTAACGCTATTAAATTTACCTCCTCTGGCGGAAAAGTAGAAGTTCGTTTGGAGTCCCACGGTTTAATGGCTCAGATTCAAGTATGCGACACGGGTAAAGGAATTAGTCCTGAGTTTCTGCCCTACGTGTTTGACTACTTCCGACAAGCTGACGGCACAACGACCAGGAAATTTGGTGGACTCGGTTTGGGATTAGCCATCGTCCGCCACATTATAGAATTGCATGGCGGTACGGTTAAGGCAGAAAGTTTGGGTGAAGGACAGGGAGCAACTTTTACCGTCATGCTACCACTGATGAAAATGCCCTTACAGAGCGCTCCCAAGCTCAAGCAATCTGTTGAATCTCTCCCTTTCAATGGGGTAAAAATTTTGGTGGTGGATGACGAGGTTGACACGCGGGAGTTAATCGCTTTCATACTAAGGGAGTCAGGAGCAGAAGTCACGCAGGTGGGCTCGGCTTGCGAAGCACTACAAGCTCTGACGCAATTTCAGCCTGACTTGTTGTTAAGCGATATTGGAATGCCAGAAGTAGACGGTTATATGCTGATACGTGACATCAGAGCAATGCCACCAAACCAGGGAGGGCAAATTCCAGCACTTGCTCTGACTGCTTACGCTCTTGAGGGGGATTCTCAACAAGCGATCGCTGCTGGATTTCAGCAACATATTGCCAAGCCGATAGATCCCACCGCTCTAGTTACAGCCGTAGCTAATCTTACCAGACGTTGTAGCCAGAGGATTTGA
- a CDS encoding RNA recognition motif domain-containing protein translates to MSIYVGNLSYEVGQDDLKQVFSEYGTVKNVQVPTDRETGRVRGFAFVEMATEAEETAAIEALDSAEWMGRSLKVNKAKPREDKRSSFGGDRRGNSGGGYSRGRY, encoded by the coding sequence ATGTCAATCTATGTTGGTAACCTATCTTATGAAGTCGGACAAGACGACCTCAAACAAGTTTTTTCAGAATACGGAACTGTTAAAAACGTTCAAGTCCCCACAGACCGGGAAACAGGTCGCGTCCGGGGATTTGCCTTTGTAGAAATGGCAACAGAAGCTGAAGAAACTGCAGCTATTGAAGCTCTTGACAGTGCAGAGTGGATGGGTCGCAGCCTGAAAGTTAACAAGGCTAAGCCACGCGAAGACAAGCGTTCTTCCTTTGGTGGCGACAGACGTGGAAACAGTGGGGGCGGCTACTCTAGAGGACGCTACTAA
- a CDS encoding ATP-binding protein has product MKRDRTGKFIHSWETEPKQAVNLSLTKTAWRILKQQALERGFSRSELVERYARNLQSDLSLNNPRSNNDKLKVCHSIEEKETQQRADRGLEELVAERTSQLCQANAKLQLQIVELQQTIEALQSCQQWEQRLQQNAQAQVNQRQWLEAVLNLLPIPLVFVEPQTACFTFANQAANEMAGGEIPDNRPAGVYDTEFSCTDATGQQIPPDQLPAVRVARGEKIHGAELNWHTPTGVYSLLVYADTLPAMYDQPATCLMVFQDIRDRKQLEAELRRREQRFKTLAENSPDIISRIDSEFRHLYVSPAIEQVTGIRAEEFIGKTNIDLGMSQENCQIWHENWQEIFTTGQGRSIEFSFETLKGTRWYQSRYIPEFAADGTVESIIGYNRDVTEFKRIEQQERFLAQASQTFAAASLDLQTVLNTITQLVSKYTGDVCVLSLLSEDGQWLNPVSAYHADSEVLEFVSELLKSYPRRADEGIGGRAIQTGEPLLMPVTSQQEFRAIIKPEYQRYLDRFRVYSILLVPLKVRGQAIGVLSLTRHRVNESHNINDLSLFQDLADRAALAIANARLYQQTQQARLIAERTADRTARLQSVTAALSEALTPSQAAKVIVEQSTAVLNAGSAMVAILNDEGTDLEIIHSIGYEQNLIEAWRSIPLKSFVPLAEAVRTGIPIWEEPLEERLARYPHLRDAYTQNNFAAWISLPLVVEGRALGGISFGFVEFCPLSDGDRSFILALAQQCAQAIARAKLYEAEQRAKATAEAANRIRDEFLAVLSHELRTPMNPILGWTKLLQGGNLDASKTAAALLTIERNAKLQVQLIEDLLDISRILQGKLSLNSSLIDLRLTIEDALKTVQLAAQAKAIQIQTYFEPNAVNVLGDATRVQQAIWNILSNAIKFTPNRGCVEIHLKQVGNQAQIAIKDTGKGIKSDFLPYVFDYFRQADSSITRNFGGLGLGLAIARHIVELHGGTVKADSSGEGQGATFTIILPLMSALNSTNQEMTFMQDTLTLQGVQILAVDDDADNLELVTFVLEQAGAVVTSVSSAQEAIARLQKTQFDILLTDIGMPKMDGYTLLRQVRTMEPERGLIPAIALTAYAGEMNQQQALAAGFQLHIPKPIDPEVLIEAVVRTVSDRSKMVWNDR; this is encoded by the coding sequence ATGAAACGCGATCGAACGGGAAAATTTATCCACAGCTGGGAAACGGAACCGAAGCAGGCGGTCAACTTATCCCTAACTAAGACGGCTTGGCGAATTCTAAAACAGCAGGCACTTGAACGTGGGTTTTCGCGTTCTGAGTTGGTGGAACGGTATGCTCGTAATTTGCAATCAGATTTGTCTTTGAACAACCCCAGATCCAATAACGACAAGCTGAAAGTTTGCCATTCAATAGAGGAAAAGGAAACACAACAAAGAGCCGATCGGGGCTTAGAAGAACTTGTGGCAGAACGAACGTCCCAATTGTGCCAAGCTAATGCAAAACTGCAACTGCAAATTGTTGAACTGCAACAAACTATTGAAGCTTTGCAGTCATGCCAGCAATGGGAACAACGACTTCAGCAGAACGCACAAGCTCAAGTTAATCAACGCCAATGGTTGGAAGCAGTTCTCAATCTGCTGCCCATTCCGCTGGTATTTGTTGAACCCCAAACGGCTTGCTTCACCTTTGCCAATCAGGCTGCAAATGAAATGGCTGGCGGTGAAATTCCTGACAATCGCCCCGCAGGGGTCTATGATACAGAGTTTTCCTGCACCGATGCTACAGGGCAACAAATTCCCCCCGACCAACTTCCAGCCGTCCGGGTGGCTAGAGGTGAAAAGATTCATGGGGCGGAGTTAAATTGGCATACTCCAACTGGTGTTTACTCTCTGCTGGTTTATGCAGATACCTTACCCGCAATGTACGATCAACCAGCAACTTGCCTGATGGTGTTTCAAGATATTCGCGATCGCAAACAACTTGAAGCGGAACTCCGCCGTCGAGAGCAAAGGTTTAAAACTTTAGCTGAAAATTCCCCAGATATCATCAGTCGAATTGATTCAGAGTTTCGCCATCTTTATGTTAGTCCTGCTATCGAGCAGGTGACGGGCATTCGAGCCGAAGAGTTCATTGGCAAAACCAACATTGACTTGGGTATGTCACAAGAGAATTGTCAGATCTGGCATGAAAACTGGCAAGAAATATTCACAACCGGGCAAGGTCGCTCGATAGAGTTTAGCTTTGAGACACTGAAGGGTACGCGTTGGTATCAATCTCGTTATATACCTGAGTTTGCAGCCGACGGCACGGTCGAATCAATCATTGGCTATAATCGCGATGTCACGGAGTTCAAGCGGATTGAGCAACAAGAGCGTTTTCTCGCTCAAGCATCGCAAACCTTTGCAGCAGCAAGTTTGGATTTGCAAACGGTTTTGAACACTATAACTCAACTTGTTAGTAAATATACAGGTGATGTCTGCGTACTGAGCCTTCTCTCAGAAGATGGACAGTGGCTTAACCCAGTCTCTGCGTATCATGCAGACTCAGAGGTACTAGAATTCGTTAGTGAACTGTTGAAAAGTTATCCTCGCCGCGCTGATGAAGGAATTGGGGGGCGAGCAATCCAAACTGGAGAACCCCTGTTGATGCCAGTCACATCACAACAGGAATTTCGTGCCATTATCAAACCAGAGTATCAGCGCTACTTGGATCGCTTTAGGGTTTACAGCATATTGCTTGTGCCACTGAAAGTACGAGGACAAGCGATTGGAGTGTTGAGCCTAACTCGCCATCGTGTCAACGAATCTCACAATATCAATGACTTGAGCTTATTTCAAGATTTAGCAGACCGGGCGGCATTGGCGATCGCTAATGCTCGGCTCTATCAACAAACCCAACAAGCACGCCTGATAGCAGAGCGCACTGCCGATCGTACTGCTCGCCTCCAATCAGTCACAGCGGCACTTTCAGAAGCACTCACTCCATCTCAAGCTGCAAAAGTCATTGTCGAGCAAAGTACTGCCGTATTGAACGCAGGTTCTGCGATGGTAGCAATTCTCAACGATGAAGGTACAGACCTTGAAATCATCCATTCTATTGGCTACGAGCAGAATTTAATTGAGGCATGGCGTTCCATTCCTCTGAAATCATTCGTACCACTGGCAGAAGCAGTACGCACTGGCATACCTATATGGGAAGAGCCACTCGAAGAAAGACTTGCTCGCTATCCCCACTTAAGAGATGCTTATACCCAAAACAATTTTGCAGCTTGGATTTCGCTCCCCTTAGTAGTTGAGGGTCGGGCTCTAGGTGGTATAAGTTTCGGCTTTGTTGAATTTTGCCCATTAAGTGATGGCGATCGCTCGTTCATCCTGGCTTTAGCTCAACAATGCGCTCAGGCCATCGCCCGTGCTAAACTCTATGAAGCCGAGCAACGAGCAAAAGCTACAGCCGAAGCGGCAAACAGAATCAGGGATGAATTTCTTGCTGTTCTTTCCCACGAACTGAGAACACCAATGAATCCAATTTTAGGTTGGACGAAATTACTCCAAGGGGGTAATCTCGACGCTAGCAAAACAGCAGCGGCTCTGTTAACCATTGAGCGTAATGCCAAGTTACAAGTCCAACTCATTGAAGATTTACTCGATATTTCTCGCATTTTGCAAGGCAAACTAAGTTTAAATTCAAGTTTGATTGACTTAAGATTAACAATTGAAGATGCGCTCAAAACAGTTCAATTGGCAGCCCAAGCTAAAGCAATTCAAATTCAAACTTATTTTGAACCAAATGCAGTGAATGTTTTGGGTGATGCAACTCGTGTGCAGCAAGCCATTTGGAATATTCTATCTAACGCTATTAAATTTACTCCCAATAGGGGATGTGTAGAAATCCATCTCAAGCAGGTTGGCAACCAAGCCCAGATCGCCATCAAAGATACAGGCAAAGGTATCAAGTCTGATTTTTTGCCCTACGTCTTTGATTATTTCCGTCAAGCTGATAGCAGCATAACTCGAAATTTTGGAGGTTTGGGGTTGGGGCTTGCAATCGCTCGACATATTGTTGAGCTACATGGTGGAACTGTCAAAGCTGACAGTTCAGGAGAAGGACAGGGAGCTACCTTTACCATCATCCTTCCTCTGATGTCAGCATTAAATTCAACAAATCAGGAGATGACATTTATGCAAGACACACTTACGTTGCAAGGAGTTCAAATCCTGGCTGTTGATGATGATGCAGACAATTTGGAATTAGTGACTTTCGTTTTGGAACAAGCTGGTGCTGTTGTGACTTCTGTGTCTTCTGCTCAAGAGGCGATTGCAAGACTTCAGAAAACCCAGTTCGATATTTTGCTGACTGACATCGGAATGCCTAAAATGGACGGCTACACATTATTGCGCCAAGTTAGAACCATGGAACCAGAAAGAGGATTAATTCCAGCGATCGCTCTGACTGCTTATGCAGGAGAAATGAATCAGCAGCAGGCATTAGCTGCAGGATTTCAGTTACACATCCCCAAACCAATCGATCCAGAAGTTTTGATTGAGGCAGTTGTCCGCACTGTGTCGGATCGTTCTAAGATGGTGTGGAACGATCGCTAA
- a CDS encoding alr0857 family protein, which translates to MLKLTYTENNFTLERLNESLEDWLNIRVALAVRLATGIHVEPTTASFLLGIKVSCLLEMESSIQEDSIKIYPCDADFVEVVLKGLWVTSDVESETGVFVAALSPSTELLLQRLSQLSVTCYQSSVRG; encoded by the coding sequence ATGCTGAAACTAACTTATACTGAAAATAACTTCACCCTAGAGCGTTTAAATGAATCTTTGGAAGATTGGCTTAACATTAGAGTCGCACTGGCTGTACGCTTAGCCACGGGTATCCACGTTGAACCCACTACTGCTTCTTTTCTGCTCGGGATTAAAGTTTCTTGCTTGCTTGAGATGGAAAGCTCAATTCAGGAAGATAGTATAAAAATTTACCCTTGTGATGCTGACTTTGTTGAGGTTGTTCTCAAAGGTCTTTGGGTGACATCAGATGTAGAAAGTGAAACAGGTGTTTTTGTGGCTGCACTTTCACCATCTACAGAATTATTGTTGCAGCGACTGTCGCAATTATCAGTAACCTGTTATCAGTCATCCGTTCGCGGTTAA